One part of the Bacillus sp. FJAT-45350 genome encodes these proteins:
- the spoIVB gene encoding SpoIVB peptidase — protein MKGDTIRKIIGVILLVSLFSIGFYKPVQQMVTLPDELVLYEGEIGELQASKAEFGPLTATPANEDMLVFNMMEEHELEDTMAFTAEKQGDTNVTLEVGSFPVKKVNVNVIEGVKVIPGGQSIGVKLNTDGVLVVGHHLVHTEEGDKSPGEIAGIEVGDMITKMNGKAISKMNQVASIVQEAGDKGEPIDIEVKREKETLSKQLTPLKAKGESSYRLGLYIRDSAAGVGTLTFYEPESKKYGALGHVISDMDTQKPIVVHDGHIIESSVTSIEKGSNGDPGEKLASFSDQRSIIGTITKNSPFGIFGEITARSLKNNIHDKALPVVPANQVKEGPAKILTVVEDEEVQEFDIEIVNSVPQKFPATKGLVIKVTDPKLLDATGGIVQGMSGSPIIQDGKVIGAVTHVFVNDPTSGYGCHIEWMLQEAGVELNKDGKAKAS, from the coding sequence TTGAAAGGCGATACAATTAGAAAAATTATAGGTGTAATTCTCCTTGTTAGTTTATTCAGTATTGGATTTTACAAACCTGTTCAACAAATGGTAACTCTTCCCGATGAATTGGTCCTTTATGAAGGTGAGATAGGAGAACTACAAGCTTCGAAAGCTGAATTTGGTCCTTTAACAGCAACTCCAGCAAATGAAGATATGCTCGTTTTTAATATGATGGAGGAGCATGAACTAGAGGATACAATGGCATTTACAGCCGAAAAGCAAGGTGATACTAACGTGACACTTGAAGTCGGTAGTTTTCCAGTCAAAAAGGTAAATGTAAACGTTATCGAAGGGGTTAAAGTCATTCCAGGTGGTCAATCCATAGGCGTTAAGCTAAATACTGATGGTGTGCTAGTTGTTGGTCATCACCTTGTACACACAGAGGAAGGTGACAAATCACCAGGTGAAATAGCAGGTATTGAGGTAGGAGATATGATTACAAAAATGAATGGTAAAGCTATTTCTAAAATGAACCAGGTGGCTAGTATTGTTCAAGAAGCGGGAGATAAAGGTGAACCAATAGATATTGAAGTCAAACGAGAGAAAGAAACCTTATCAAAACAGCTAACCCCACTTAAAGCAAAAGGTGAAAGTTCTTACCGTTTAGGATTATATATTCGCGATTCAGCAGCAGGTGTTGGGACACTTACGTTTTATGAACCAGAATCAAAGAAATACGGCGCATTAGGTCATGTTATCTCTGATATGGATACACAAAAACCAATTGTTGTACATGATGGACATATTATTGAGTCATCTGTAACGTCAATCGAAAAAGGTAGTAATGGGGATCCAGGAGAAAAGTTAGCAAGCTTTTCTGACCAAAGGAGCATTATTGGGACAATAACAAAAAACAGTCCGTTTGGAATCTTTGGAGAAATTACAGCTAGAAGTTTAAAAAATAATATTCATGACAAAGCATTACCTGTAGTCCCAGCAAATCAAGTTAAAGAAGGACCCGCAAAGATTTTAACAGTTGTTGAGGACGAAGAAGTGCAAGAATTTGATATTGAAATTGTAAATTCTGTACCGCAAAAATTTCCTGCAACGAAAGGCCTTGTCATTAAAGTAACCGACCCAAAATTACTAGATGCAACAGGTGGTATCGTTCAAGGAATGAGTGGTAGCCCTATTATTCAAGATGGGAAAGTGATTGGAGCAGTAACTCACGTATTCGTAAACGATCCAACAAGTGGATACGGTTGTCACATTGAATGGATGCTGCAAGAAGCAGGCGTAGAACTTAATAAAGATGGCAAAGCAAAGGCGAGTTAA
- a CDS encoding TlyA family RNA methyltransferase, translated as MAKKERVDILLVEKGLIETREKAKRSIMAGLIYVNEERIDKPGMKIDTDSILTIKGDVLPYVSRGGLKLEKAINRFNLSLQDKIVLDIGASTGGFTDCSLQNGAKLVYALDVGYNQLAWKLRQDERVQVMERTNFRYVKPEDLQEGMPDFATIDVSFISLKLILPVLGTLLVNHGEVVALVKPQFEAGREEVGKKGIVRDPKTHTKVLTYMVEFALGQGYDVKGIDFSPIKGGEGNIEFLLYLSWEHGRESGNRLADMTEDEVVASAHQQLKDNNKADQNEG; from the coding sequence ATGGCAAAGAAAGAACGTGTAGATATTTTACTTGTTGAGAAGGGCTTAATTGAGACGAGAGAAAAAGCAAAACGCTCAATCATGGCTGGTCTAATCTATGTGAATGAAGAGCGAATTGACAAGCCTGGAATGAAAATCGATACTGATTCGATATTAACGATAAAAGGTGATGTTTTACCTTACGTTAGTCGGGGCGGCCTTAAGTTAGAAAAGGCTATTAATCGTTTTAATCTTTCTCTTCAAGATAAAATTGTATTAGATATCGGTGCTTCAACTGGTGGATTTACTGATTGCTCCTTGCAAAATGGAGCTAAGCTCGTTTATGCATTGGATGTTGGTTATAATCAGCTTGCTTGGAAACTTCGTCAAGATGAGCGTGTACAAGTTATGGAGAGGACAAACTTCCGCTACGTAAAACCTGAGGATTTACAAGAGGGAATGCCTGATTTTGCAACAATTGATGTGTCGTTTATTTCACTAAAACTAATTTTACCTGTTCTTGGTACATTACTTGTCAATCATGGTGAGGTAGTCGCTTTGGTCAAGCCTCAATTTGAAGCAGGTCGTGAAGAAGTAGGAAAAAAGGGAATTGTTCGTGATCCTAAAACACATACGAAAGTGTTAACGTATATGGTGGAATTTGCTCTTGGACAAGGCTATGACGTTAAGGGCATCGACTTCTCCCCGATAAAAGGTGGCGAAGGGAATATAGAGTTTCTTCTCTATCTTTCATGGGAACATGGGAGAGAAAGTGGAAACAGACTCGCAGATATGACGGAAGATGAAGTTGTCGCTAGTGCACACCAACAATTAAAGGACAATAATAAAGCAGATCAAAATGAGGGTTAG
- the recN gene encoding DNA repair protein RecN codes for MLIELTIKNFAIIDELTISFEKGLTVLTGETGAGKSIIIDAIGLLTGGRGSSEFVRYGTNRAEMEGLFTVESTNPCIIKVNELGIETEEGMLILRRDISANGKSICRVNGKLVTLAILREIGQALVDIHGQHEHQSIMQPERHLSMLDSFAKDSLMPTLTEYHHLYKKYQQLDKQVKQMTDNEQALAHRLDLIQYQLKEIENADLIPNEDELLSEEKYKLANSEKLYKTLHDSYYSLYGDGKGLDWLSLAMNHMEEAASIDKELSEMQETISNCFYLLEEASFSMRDRFEQLEFDPNRLNFIETRLNEINQLKRKYGENVAEIMEYAAKIEEEIDSLLNKDDRIQKLEAELEATILDMLVEAKALTKIRVREAQELSDQIHKQLRALYMEKTQFQIEFKEKKHSSKARTIDGAPITFYDNGIDSVEFLLSTNPGEPLKPLSKVASGGEISRIMLAMKTIFSNHQGVTSLIFDEVDTGVSGRVAQAIAEKIHHISVGSQVLCITHLPQVAAMADTHLYISKQELGDRVLTSVVPLTKEKCIDEVARMISGVEVTQLTKQHAQELLDLADKIKNNS; via the coding sequence ATGCTAATTGAGTTAACAATCAAAAACTTTGCTATCATAGATGAGCTAACAATCTCCTTTGAAAAGGGGTTAACGGTCTTAACAGGTGAAACAGGTGCGGGTAAGTCAATAATTATTGATGCGATCGGTTTGTTAACAGGGGGAAGAGGTTCCTCAGAATTTGTCCGTTACGGAACAAATAGAGCTGAAATGGAAGGGCTTTTTACTGTTGAATCGACTAATCCATGTATAATAAAAGTAAATGAATTAGGTATTGAAACCGAAGAGGGAATGCTCATTCTTAGACGTGATATTTCAGCTAATGGAAAGAGTATTTGTCGTGTGAATGGAAAGCTTGTGACTTTAGCAATACTTCGTGAAATTGGACAAGCGCTAGTTGATATTCATGGTCAGCATGAACATCAATCAATTATGCAGCCAGAGAGACATCTCTCTATGCTAGATAGCTTTGCGAAAGATTCACTAATGCCGACGTTAACAGAGTATCACCATTTATATAAAAAGTATCAACAGTTAGATAAACAAGTAAAGCAAATGACCGATAACGAACAGGCACTAGCTCATCGTCTTGATTTAATTCAGTATCAGTTAAAGGAAATTGAAAATGCTGATTTAATACCTAATGAAGATGAGCTTTTATCTGAAGAAAAATATAAATTAGCAAACAGCGAAAAATTATATAAAACCCTTCATGATTCATACTATAGTCTTTATGGAGACGGCAAAGGTTTAGATTGGTTAAGCTTAGCTATGAATCATATGGAGGAGGCAGCTTCAATTGATAAAGAATTAAGTGAAATGCAGGAAACGATTAGCAATTGTTTTTATCTACTAGAAGAAGCTTCCTTTTCTATGAGGGATCGATTTGAACAATTAGAATTTGACCCGAATCGATTAAATTTTATCGAGACTAGATTAAATGAAATCAATCAGTTGAAACGAAAATACGGTGAAAATGTTGCTGAGATAATGGAGTATGCAGCGAAGATAGAAGAGGAAATTGATTCACTACTTAATAAGGATGACCGAATTCAAAAGCTTGAAGCTGAACTTGAGGCAACAATTCTCGATATGTTAGTTGAAGCAAAGGCATTAACTAAGATAAGAGTTCGAGAAGCTCAGGAATTATCAGATCAAATCCATAAACAGCTAAGAGCACTATATATGGAGAAAACTCAATTTCAAATTGAGTTCAAAGAGAAAAAACATTCCTCCAAAGCCCGTACTATTGATGGTGCACCTATAACATTTTACGATAACGGTATTGATTCTGTTGAGTTTTTGTTATCGACAAATCCAGGAGAACCGTTAAAACCCCTTTCAAAAGTAGCCTCAGGTGGGGAGATTTCTAGAATTATGCTAGCGATGAAGACAATTTTCTCAAATCATCAAGGTGTGACTTCATTAATATTTGACGAGGTAGATACTGGAGTAAGTGGACGTGTAGCACAGGCAATCGCTGAAAAAATTCATCATATTTCTGTAGGGTCACAAGTGTTATGTATTACGCATCTCCCACAAGTAGCAGCAATGGCAGACACTCATTTATATATTTCTAAACAAGAATTAGGTGATAGAGTGTTAACAAGTGTAGTACCATTAACAAAAGAGAAGTGCATAGATGAAGTAGCTCGTATGATTTCTGGTGTAGAAGTTACACAACTAACTAAACAACATGCTCAGGAACTACTTGACTTAGCAGATAAAATAAAAAACAATTCTTGA
- the dxs gene encoding 1-deoxy-D-xylulose-5-phosphate synthase, whose amino-acid sequence MNLEKLNDPSSLKSLSKAELESLGQEIRRFLVEKLSVTGGHLGPNLGVVELTLALHHLFDSPKDKIIWDVGHQAYVHKILTGRAGQFDELRQYKGLCGFPKRSESEHDVWETGHSSTSLSAAMGMATARDLKGSDEQVIAVIGDGALTGGMALEALNHIGHEQKDLIVVLNDNEMSIAPNVGALHNVLGRLRTAGKYKKAKEELEYLIKKIPAFGGKLATTAERVKDSLKYLLVSGIFFEEMGFTYLGPVDGHDLDDLMDNIKYAKKTKGPVLIHVLTKKGKGYAPAENDAKGTWHGLGPYKIESGEVVKKPGPPSYSGVFSDTLRKVSREDNRVVALTAAMPGGTKLDQYASEFPKRMFDVGIAEQHATTMAGGLATQGLKPVFAVYSTFLQRGYDQVVHDVCRQNLNVMFAIDRAGLVGADGETHQGVFDIAFLRHIPNMVILNPKDENELQHMIYTAVNYDDGPIAVRYPRGNGYGIKMDEQLKQIPIGTWEVLVEGSDACILTFGTMIPVALEAAEQLSSQGISVKVVNARSIKPLDEKMLRELAEQKFPLLTVEEASIQGSFGSAVLEFIHDSGYHETIVQRMGIPDKFIEHGSVSELLEEVGLTTNHVVEKISSIIPRKRQRA is encoded by the coding sequence ATGAATTTAGAGAAGTTAAATGACCCTAGTAGTTTGAAAAGCCTTTCAAAAGCAGAGCTAGAGTCTCTAGGTCAAGAGATTCGTCGCTTTTTAGTTGAGAAGTTATCTGTTACTGGTGGACATCTTGGTCCGAATTTAGGTGTAGTTGAGCTAACATTGGCTCTTCATCACCTTTTTGATAGTCCAAAGGATAAAATTATATGGGATGTTGGCCACCAGGCTTACGTTCATAAAATATTAACTGGCAGAGCTGGACAGTTTGATGAATTAAGACAATACAAAGGGCTTTGTGGATTTCCAAAGCGTAGTGAGAGTGAACATGATGTTTGGGAAACTGGTCATAGCTCAACTTCGTTATCAGCTGCAATGGGAATGGCGACAGCAAGAGATTTAAAAGGCAGTGATGAGCAAGTTATTGCGGTTATTGGTGATGGTGCCCTTACAGGTGGAATGGCATTAGAAGCATTGAACCATATTGGACATGAGCAAAAAGATCTAATTGTTGTATTAAATGACAATGAAATGTCGATTGCTCCGAATGTTGGTGCTCTTCATAATGTACTTGGTCGTTTGCGTACAGCTGGTAAGTACAAGAAAGCAAAAGAAGAGCTTGAGTATCTAATTAAAAAGATTCCTGCCTTTGGTGGTAAGCTTGCAACAACTGCTGAGCGTGTAAAAGATAGCTTAAAATATTTACTTGTTTCAGGAATCTTTTTTGAAGAAATGGGCTTTACGTATTTAGGACCTGTAGATGGTCATGACTTGGATGACCTAATGGACAATATTAAATATGCGAAAAAGACAAAAGGACCAGTGTTAATTCATGTTCTTACGAAAAAAGGAAAAGGGTATGCTCCTGCAGAAAATGATGCTAAGGGAACATGGCATGGTCTAGGACCATACAAGATTGAATCTGGTGAAGTAGTGAAGAAGCCAGGACCACCAAGTTATAGTGGGGTTTTCAGTGATACATTACGAAAAGTGTCACGAGAAGACAACCGTGTGGTAGCATTAACAGCTGCTATGCCAGGTGGAACAAAACTTGATCAATATGCTTCTGAGTTTCCGAAGCGAATGTTTGATGTAGGGATTGCAGAGCAACATGCAACAACAATGGCTGGTGGTCTTGCAACGCAAGGGTTAAAACCTGTTTTTGCAGTCTACTCTACGTTTTTACAGCGTGGTTATGATCAAGTGGTTCATGATGTATGTCGCCAAAACTTAAATGTGATGTTTGCAATTGATCGTGCTGGATTAGTTGGGGCAGATGGGGAAACTCATCAAGGTGTATTCGATATTGCCTTTTTACGACACATTCCAAACATGGTTATCTTAAATCCTAAGGATGAAAATGAACTACAACATATGATTTATACTGCTGTTAATTATGATGATGGACCAATTGCAGTTCGTTATCCTAGGGGTAATGGATACGGTATTAAAATGGATGAACAATTAAAACAAATTCCAATTGGCACATGGGAAGTACTTGTAGAAGGTTCAGATGCCTGTATATTAACATTTGGAACAATGATTCCTGTTGCGTTAGAAGCAGCAGAACAATTATCTAGTCAAGGTATCTCTGTAAAAGTTGTAAATGCTCGTTCAATTAAGCCGTTAGATGAGAAAATGCTGCGAGAACTTGCTGAACAAAAGTTTCCATTGCTAACAGTAGAAGAAGCTTCAATCCAAGGTAGTTTTGGTAGTGCTGTGTTAGAATTCATACATGATAGTGGCTACCATGAAACGATCGTACAAAGAATGGGGATTCCAGATAAATTTATTGAGCATGGAAGTGTATCAGAGCTACTTGAAGAGGTAGGTTTAACTACTAATCATGTTGTTGAGAAAATAAGCTCAATTATTCCTAGAAAAAGACAAAGGGCGTAA
- the ahrC gene encoding transcriptional regulator AhrC/ArgR: MNKGQRHIKIREIISNNDIDTQDELVECLKNAGYNVTQATVSRDIKELHLVKVPMMDGRYKYSLPADQRFNPLQKLKRSLMDSFVSIDRSENMIVMKTLPGNANAVGALIDNLDWNEIMGTICGDDTILIICKHKEESPIVTERFLEML; this comes from the coding sequence TTGAATAAAGGGCAACGTCATATAAAAATTAGAGAAATTATTTCAAATAATGATATAGATACACAAGATGAGTTAGTTGAATGTTTAAAAAATGCTGGATACAATGTAACGCAAGCAACAGTTTCAAGGGATATAAAGGAACTTCATTTAGTAAAGGTTCCTATGATGGACGGGCGCTATAAATATAGCTTACCTGCTGATCAACGATTTAATCCACTCCAAAAACTAAAGCGCTCGTTAATGGATAGCTTCGTCAGTATTGATCGTTCTGAAAATATGATTGTGATGAAAACTTTACCGGGTAATGCAAATGCAGTTGGAGCATTGATTGACAATTTAGATTGGAATGAGATTATGGGAACTATTTGTGGAGATGATACAATTCTTATAATCTGCAAGCATAAAGAGGAAAGTCCTATTGTTACTGAACGATTTTTAGAAATGCTCTAA
- a CDS encoding polyprenyl synthetase family protein produces the protein MTVSNLKTFLSTNKKLIDECLPTHIDKLKVPKSLKDAMLYSIDAGGKRVRPILLLATLSDFTRDESIGMDVACALEMIHTYSLIHDDLPAMDDDDLRRGKPTNHKVYGEAIAILAGDALVTYSFEVVAKTSHPDISSEQKVRLIELLAKAAGPEGMVGGQVADMEGEGQKLTVEQLEYIHHHKTGDLLTYSVVAGAILAGATEDEVETLRCFAKELGLVFQIKDDILDVEGDASTIGKPVGSDEGNNKSTYPSLLTMEGAKEKLNSHKNKAKEYLYKINMENSLLEAITDYIVERDH, from the coding sequence GTGACTGTTAGTAATTTAAAAACCTTTCTCTCAACTAATAAAAAATTAATTGATGAATGTTTACCTACACATATTGATAAGTTAAAGGTTCCGAAGTCTTTAAAAGATGCGATGCTATATTCTATTGATGCCGGTGGAAAGCGTGTGCGACCAATTTTATTATTAGCAACTCTTAGCGATTTTACTAGAGATGAATCAATTGGAATGGATGTAGCTTGTGCCTTGGAAATGATCCATACGTACTCGTTAATACATGATGATTTACCAGCTATGGATGATGATGATTTACGTCGTGGTAAACCAACGAATCATAAAGTATATGGTGAAGCAATTGCTATTTTAGCAGGTGATGCCCTTGTCACATACAGTTTCGAAGTAGTTGCGAAAACATCCCATCCCGATATATCAAGTGAGCAAAAAGTGAGATTGATTGAGCTATTAGCGAAGGCTGCTGGACCTGAGGGAATGGTTGGCGGTCAGGTTGCCGATATGGAAGGTGAAGGCCAGAAATTAACTGTAGAGCAATTAGAATATATCCATCATCATAAAACAGGTGACTTATTAACATATTCCGTTGTAGCAGGTGCGATTTTGGCTGGTGCAACTGAGGATGAAGTAGAAACTCTTCGTTGTTTTGCAAAAGAACTTGGGTTAGTCTTTCAAATTAAGGACGATATTCTTGATGTTGAAGGGGATGCAAGCACAATTGGAAAGCCTGTAGGAAGTGATGAAGGTAATAATAAGAGCACTTATCCAAGTCTGTTAACGATGGAAGGTGCCAAAGAAAAATTAAATAGTCATAAAAACAAAGCAAAAGAATACTTATATAAAATAAATATGGAAAATAGTTTATTAGAAGCAATTACTGATTATATTGTTGAACGTGACCATTAA
- a CDS encoding exodeoxyribonuclease VII small subunit, protein MSEKKELSFEQAMEQLETVVDKLEQGDVPLEEAISMFQEGMKLSKLCHDKLTNVEQQMDQILHEDGEIELTLFQEDLKE, encoded by the coding sequence ATGAGTGAGAAAAAAGAGCTTTCTTTTGAACAGGCAATGGAGCAACTCGAAACTGTTGTAGACAAGCTTGAGCAAGGTGATGTTCCATTAGAGGAAGCTATATCAATGTTCCAAGAAGGTATGAAGCTATCAAAGTTATGTCATGATAAGCTCACAAATGTGGAACAGCAGATGGACCAAATCTTGCATGAAGATGGAGAAATAGAATTAACGTTATTTCAGGAGGACTTGAAAGAGTGA
- the xseA gene encoding exodeoxyribonuclease VII large subunit, giving the protein MGTEQILTVSDATKYIKRTFEEDDLLQDIWIRGELSNFKQHSRGHMYFTIKDEHSRMQGVMFAGNNRFLKFRPEDGMKVLIRGNVTVYEPYGSYQMYAREMQPDGVGSLYLAFEELKGKLQREGLFAEDNKKPLPSCPTRIAIVTSPTGAAIRDMITTIKRRFPMASITLLPVLVQGDEAAPSIVKGIEQANAAGIFDVLIVGRGGGSIEDLWAFNEEIVARAIYHSMLPIISAVGHETDITIADFVADIRAATPTAAAELAVPSSDELYERLSITKARMIRAMKERYSGESKRLQQLQKSYAFRYPVQLVKQKEQDLDRLLERLEKEANRAIDRKKDKLSQLHKDLKRNHPKAKIADASERHKELVATLKRQMNDITKEKNHLFQASIAKLNMLSPLKVMERGYSLVYSGENKLVKTVNQLEEGNKVQIQLKDGQLMCEVKEKVMKRVGDNDE; this is encoded by the coding sequence ATGGGAACTGAACAAATACTAACTGTTTCCGACGCAACAAAATATATCAAGCGAACATTTGAAGAAGATGATCTATTACAAGATATATGGATACGTGGTGAGTTATCGAACTTCAAACAACACAGTCGTGGACATATGTATTTTACTATAAAAGATGAGCATTCACGGATGCAGGGAGTTATGTTTGCCGGAAATAACCGCTTTCTAAAGTTTCGCCCTGAAGATGGAATGAAGGTACTAATTAGAGGAAACGTCACGGTTTACGAACCATATGGATCCTACCAGATGTATGCAAGGGAAATGCAACCTGATGGGGTAGGGAGTTTGTATTTAGCATTCGAAGAGCTGAAGGGGAAGTTACAAAGGGAAGGCCTTTTTGCGGAAGATAATAAGAAGCCACTTCCTTCTTGTCCTACTCGAATTGCTATAGTTACATCTCCAACAGGGGCAGCAATACGTGATATGATTACGACGATTAAACGTCGTTTTCCGATGGCATCAATTACTCTTCTTCCGGTACTTGTACAAGGTGATGAGGCTGCTCCCTCTATCGTTAAGGGGATTGAACAAGCAAATGCAGCAGGGATATTTGATGTTCTCATAGTTGGTCGTGGTGGAGGTTCAATAGAAGACTTATGGGCTTTTAATGAAGAAATTGTAGCGCGAGCGATTTATCATTCAATGCTTCCGATTATTTCAGCAGTAGGTCATGAAACAGATATTACGATAGCTGATTTTGTTGCTGATATTAGAGCAGCCACACCAACTGCGGCTGCAGAATTAGCAGTTCCATCAAGTGATGAGCTGTATGAGAGGCTTTCAATTACAAAGGCAAGAATGATTCGAGCTATGAAGGAAAGGTATTCAGGAGAATCGAAACGTTTACAACAACTTCAAAAATCATACGCGTTCCGCTACCCAGTACAGCTAGTTAAACAAAAGGAACAGGATTTAGATAGACTACTTGAACGCTTAGAGAAGGAAGCCAACCGTGCGATAGACAGGAAAAAGGATAAGCTATCTCAATTACATAAGGATTTAAAAAGAAATCATCCGAAAGCAAAGATAGCTGATGCTAGTGAGCGGCACAAGGAATTAGTAGCAACACTTAAGCGCCAAATGAACGATATTACGAAAGAAAAAAATCATTTATTTCAAGCTTCTATTGCCAAGCTTAATATGTTGAGTCCGTTAAAGGTAATGGAGCGAGGTTATAGCTTAGTATATTCAGGTGAAAATAAGCTAGTAAAAACGGTAAATCAACTTGAAGAAGGTAATAAGGTCCAAATTCAGTTGAAGGATGGTCAATTAATGTGTGAGGTTAAAGAGAAGGTTATGAAGAGAGTGGGGGATAATGATGAGTGA
- the steA gene encoding putative cytokinetic ring protein SteA yields the protein MVVFLIEDIAYQGNKTKELVKRIPPRSIVVLSHEDIDSTAADDLKNCKVKAIINIKKSMTGHYVHNGVRTLLENRIPVFDVEKFYRHDISLERETVRISNNDLYISDNNQFIKVAKLSRYDFKRVNQLDRVAKLHLPEQFEQFIENSFQYGKKELSLFAKGQLVEGIFQLCSNKEVLIVTRGDKYEKDIQAIKSWVKKEKPIIIAVDGGADGLLKYGLTPTIIIGDMDSVSEKALATGAKLVVHSYLNGVAPGAKRLESLNLNYDSKSFVGTSEDVATIFSYWAQAKHIYTIGSHTSMVDFLEKGRKGMGSSILVRIQAGHTITDLRGIHKLNKLEEKNRLPFLPSVSAVALTFAMFNEKCKLLLSLVWFSLNGG from the coding sequence ATGGTAGTTTTTTTAATAGAGGACATTGCCTATCAAGGGAATAAAACAAAAGAGTTAGTTAAGAGAATTCCACCTCGGTCCATTGTAGTTTTATCCCATGAGGACATCGACTCAACGGCTGCTGATGATTTGAAGAATTGTAAAGTGAAGGCAATTATAAATATAAAAAAGTCAATGACTGGTCACTATGTACATAATGGTGTGAGAACATTATTAGAAAACAGGATACCAGTTTTTGATGTAGAAAAATTTTATCGTCATGACATCAGTCTTGAAAGAGAAACCGTTCGTATTTCAAATAACGATTTATATATATCGGATAATAATCAATTTATTAAAGTAGCAAAGCTCTCTCGCTATGATTTTAAACGAGTGAATCAACTAGACCGTGTTGCTAAATTGCATTTGCCTGAGCAATTTGAGCAATTTATCGAGAATTCATTTCAGTATGGGAAAAAAGAATTATCCCTGTTTGCAAAAGGACAGTTAGTAGAAGGGATTTTCCAACTCTGTTCAAATAAGGAGGTATTGATAGTTACTCGTGGTGATAAGTATGAAAAAGATATTCAGGCAATTAAATCATGGGTGAAGAAGGAGAAGCCAATAATTATTGCAGTAGATGGTGGAGCAGATGGATTATTAAAATATGGGCTTACACCTACAATCATTATTGGTGACATGGATTCTGTAAGTGAAAAGGCATTAGCTACTGGAGCAAAGCTCGTTGTTCATTCCTATTTGAATGGAGTAGCCCCTGGAGCAAAACGTCTTGAGAGTTTGAATTTAAATTATGACAGCAAATCTTTTGTAGGAACAAGCGAGGATGTTGCTACTATTTTTTCTTATTGGGCACAAGCGAAGCATATATATACGATTGGCAGTCATACAAGCATGGTTGACTTTTTAGAAAAAGGTAGAAAAGGAATGGGTTCTAGCATATTAGTTAGAATTCAAGCGGGGCATACTATTACTGATTTAAGAGGAATTCATAAACTTAATAAGTTAGAAGAAAAGAATCGGTTGCCGTTTCTGCCTTCTGTTTCAGCGGTGGCTCTTACATTCGCGATGTTTAATGAAAAATGCAAACTCCTACTATCGCTAGTATGGTTTTCATTGAATGGAGGGTGA
- the spo0A gene encoding sporulation transcription factor Spo0A, translating to MQKVRVCIADDNRELVNLLNEYISAQEDMEVVGLAYNGQECLNIVEENEPDVLILDIIMPHLDGLAVLEKLHQTGLKKNTNIIMLTAFGQEDVTKKAVDLGASYYILKPFDMDTLMNNIREVSGQKRTFIQKTVSYQQSFVKRDENVFNLDASITNIIHEIGVPAHIKGYMYLREAITMVYNDIELLGSITKVLYPDIAKKFNTTASRVERAIRHAIEVAWSRGNIDSISSLFGYTVSVSKAKPTNSEFIAMVADKLRIEHKVS from the coding sequence GTGCAAAAGGTAAGAGTATGTATTGCGGACGATAATCGTGAATTAGTTAACTTATTAAATGAGTATATTTCGGCTCAGGAGGACATGGAAGTAGTAGGTCTTGCCTACAATGGTCAAGAATGCTTAAACATAGTTGAAGAAAATGAGCCTGATGTATTAATTCTTGATATAATTATGCCTCACTTAGATGGATTAGCTGTTTTAGAAAAGCTACATCAAACAGGGTTAAAGAAAAATACAAATATTATTATGCTAACTGCTTTTGGTCAAGAGGATGTAACAAAGAAAGCGGTTGATTTAGGTGCGTCCTACTATATTTTAAAGCCTTTTGATATGGATACATTAATGAACAATATTCGTGAAGTAAGTGGTCAAAAGCGCACTTTTATACAAAAAACAGTAAGCTATCAACAGTCCTTTGTGAAAAGGGATGAAAATGTCTTTAATTTAGATGCGAGCATCACAAATATTATTCATGAAATTGGTGTTCCAGCACATATTAAAGGTTATATGTACTTACGTGAAGCAATTACGATGGTATATAATGACATCGAGTTATTAGGCTCAATTACTAAAGTGCTTTATCCAGATATCGCGAAGAAATTTAACACAACAGCAAGTCGTGTTGAACGTGCAATTCGTCATGCGATTGAGGTAGCCTGGAGTCGCGGAAACATCGATTCAATTTCAAGTCTATTTGGATATACAGTATCAGTGTCAAAAGCGAAGCCGACAAATTCAGAGTTTATTGCGATGGTCGCTGATAAATTACGCATCGAACATAAAGTTAGTTAA